In the Flagellimonas sp. HMM57 genome, one interval contains:
- a CDS encoding outer membrane protein assembly factor BamD has translation MFLKMKPILSVIAIVFLFSSCSEYQKVLKNEEVKPKYDLAQKYYDEGDYKRANRLFEQIVPKYVGKPQGERVMFFFANTYFKTEDYYLSGYQFERFIKSYPKSDKIQEASFLGAKSYYELSPLYSLDQTDTDKALAKLQNFINTYPESEFFEEANAMARELTSKKEKKQIEIAKQFNKLGQFNYPILVSAMTAFDNFISDNPGSIYREEALYYRIESATSLAINSTSNRKEERLREALDSYNTLLKYFPETKYKKKADNLAEKIQKELSVYSDSK, from the coding sequence ATGTTTTTGAAAATGAAGCCGATTCTTTCCGTAATTGCTATTGTCTTTCTTTTTTCTTCCTGCAGTGAGTATCAAAAAGTACTTAAAAACGAGGAGGTTAAACCGAAATACGATTTAGCACAAAAATATTACGACGAAGGCGATTATAAAAGGGCAAACAGACTTTTTGAGCAGATAGTTCCCAAGTACGTTGGTAAACCCCAAGGCGAGCGTGTAATGTTCTTTTTTGCCAATACTTATTTCAAGACAGAAGACTATTACCTCTCTGGATATCAGTTTGAACGTTTTATAAAATCATATCCTAAAAGCGATAAAATTCAGGAAGCGTCATTCTTGGGAGCTAAAAGTTACTATGAACTTTCCCCATTGTATTCTTTGGACCAAACGGACACGGACAAAGCACTTGCAAAACTTCAGAATTTTATCAATACCTATCCTGAATCAGAATTTTTTGAAGAGGCCAATGCAATGGCCAGGGAGCTGACCTCCAAAAAAGAAAAGAAACAAATAGAGATAGCCAAGCAATTTAATAAATTAGGGCAGTTCAATTACCCAATTTTAGTATCTGCCATGACAGCTTTCGACAATTTCATTTCTGATAATCCAGGGTCGATTTACAGGGAAGAAGCCCTGTATTACCGTATTGAGTCGGCTACAAGTTTGGCAATAAACAGCACGTCAAATAGAAAGGAAGAACGTTTGCGTGAAGCATTGGATTCATACAACACCTTATTAAAGTATTTTCCTGAAACAAAATATAAAAAGAAGGCCGATAACTTGGCCGAAAAAATACAAAAGGAATTAAGTGTATATTCCGATTCCAAATAA
- a CDS encoding DNA-directed RNA polymerase subunit omega produces MQDLKNTKAPVSTVTHDRNEFDDKTENIYEAISIASKRAIQINSEIKKELLEKLEEFATYSDSLEEVFENKEQIEVSKFYEKLPKPHALAVMEWLEDKIYYRNTEKDA; encoded by the coding sequence ATGCAAGATTTAAAAAATACGAAAGCTCCGGTTTCCACCGTTACCCACGATAGAAACGAATTTGATGACAAAACGGAAAATATTTATGAAGCGATTTCCATTGCTTCCAAAAGAGCTATCCAAATCAATTCTGAGATAAAGAAAGAATTGTTGGAAAAGTTGGAAGAATTCGCAACTTATAGTGATAGCTTGGAAGAAGTTTTCGAAAACAAGGAACAAATAGAAGTTTCCAAGTTTTACGAAAAGCTTCCTAAACCACATGCTTTAGCGGTTATGGAGTGGTTAGAAGATAAAATCTATTACAGAAACACAGAGAAAGACGCCTAG